A portion of the Chloroflexota bacterium genome contains these proteins:
- a CDS encoding YfhO family protein, translating into MILLILVIIWLLLWGLTRRLEALGHLPLGTRWDVAAAGFLGLAVVGFFWRIVSGQAYMPADGGDLASFLYPMYHFAARTLRSGHLPLWNPHLYSGSPFAADPQSGFLYPLHLVVFLLAPQITYTIMEGLSLFHFWWMGLGTYLFLRELPRGRRLSRWAALAGALAVTFSDPMLVHFGNLNLIAVGSWLPWTLWAFRRSETERGWRWALVAGLLLGIGTLAGHPQMTLFIGLTLALDTAIRLLLMPRWDPPAALQAVGRLAIVALVGGLIAAPVLLPAWELTRYTARAKWDYTQTVGFSLSPAQFIGWVMPGFFGRGPQFHWGPWDRVEIGYLGILPLVLAALAVEARRDRITWRLLGLAIGSFVIALGIYALPHGWLTWVVPGFAQLRAPARMLLVTDLALAGLAALGIDTLLREGNKVRERMRWTWRGTWALAGGLGLFALGLYLALITKQDADPGVVLHIAVALISAMLSLGFAIASGIWLAAWRPRIARRTTLAWIALAIILLDLGSGAYNDLSGQEPTRGFDHPALVAFLRSQPGPTRIDARTGILDLWQPSAALVHGLDDVWGTVNPLMLTDYQRYWENMGGRSSRLYDLLNAGYVIARKDVVLDWEKFELAFDGDPALNVYRNRSPLPRAWVVYQAAAVPDHEQAWQAIHAPTFDPTREVIVEGGSSLSSPGGDMTAATWSPEGPNRVRITADLAAPGYLVISQTWYPGWQARLETGERVPVLRANYIFQAIPLPAGRHEVTLTYRPRLWWVGVGLGLLTWIGALGTLWATRNQGR; encoded by the coding sequence ATGATCCTGCTGATCCTCGTCATCATCTGGCTACTGCTATGGGGATTGACCCGCCGGCTGGAAGCCCTCGGGCATCTCCCCCTCGGCACCAGATGGGACGTGGCCGCAGCAGGATTCCTCGGGCTGGCGGTGGTCGGGTTCTTCTGGCGCATCGTCTCCGGGCAGGCCTATATGCCCGCCGACGGCGGCGATCTGGCCTCGTTCCTGTATCCCATGTACCACTTCGCCGCACGAACGCTGCGATCCGGTCATCTCCCCCTCTGGAACCCCCACCTCTACAGCGGCAGCCCTTTCGCCGCCGATCCGCAGAGCGGCTTCCTTTACCCCCTCCACCTGGTGGTTTTCCTCCTGGCCCCCCAAATCACCTACACGATCATGGAGGGGCTCAGCCTCTTCCACTTCTGGTGGATGGGATTGGGAACATACCTCTTCCTCCGGGAGCTGCCTCGAGGCCGACGGCTCAGCCGCTGGGCAGCGCTGGCCGGCGCCCTGGCCGTCACCTTCAGCGACCCCATGCTGGTGCACTTCGGGAATCTGAACCTGATCGCCGTGGGCAGCTGGCTACCGTGGACGCTATGGGCGTTCCGTCGAAGCGAGACTGAAAGGGGATGGCGCTGGGCCCTCGTCGCCGGGCTGCTCCTGGGCATCGGGACGCTGGCCGGACATCCCCAGATGACGCTGTTCATCGGACTGACGCTGGCGTTGGACACGGCGATCAGGCTGCTGCTGATGCCACGCTGGGATCCGCCGGCCGCCCTGCAAGCGGTCGGGCGGCTGGCGATCGTGGCGTTGGTCGGCGGGCTCATCGCCGCGCCGGTGTTGCTGCCCGCCTGGGAGCTCACCCGATACACAGCCCGTGCGAAGTGGGACTACACGCAAACCGTGGGGTTCTCCCTCAGCCCGGCGCAATTCATCGGGTGGGTCATGCCCGGCTTCTTCGGGCGCGGCCCCCAATTCCATTGGGGGCCGTGGGATCGAGTCGAGATCGGGTATCTGGGCATCCTGCCGCTGGTGCTGGCCGCCCTGGCCGTTGAGGCGCGGCGCGACCGCATCACGTGGCGGCTCCTGGGGCTGGCCATCGGATCGTTCGTGATCGCCCTGGGCATCTACGCGCTGCCCCACGGCTGGCTGACCTGGGTCGTGCCCGGCTTCGCACAGCTCAGGGCCCCTGCGCGCATGCTACTGGTCACGGACCTGGCACTGGCCGGGCTGGCGGCGCTGGGGATAGACACCTTGCTACGCGAAGGAAACAAGGTCCGAGAGCGGATGCGCTGGACATGGCGGGGAACCTGGGCGCTGGCCGGCGGGCTTGGGCTGTTCGCGCTGGGCCTTTACCTGGCGCTCATCACGAAGCAGGACGCCGACCCCGGTGTCGTCCTTCACATCGCCGTAGCCCTCATCTCGGCCATGCTCAGCCTGGGATTCGCCATCGCCTCCGGGATATGGCTGGCCGCCTGGCGCCCCCGCATCGCCAGGCGCACCACATTGGCCTGGATCGCCCTGGCGATCATCCTGCTGGACCTGGGCAGCGGCGCCTACAACGACCTCAGCGGACAGGAGCCCACCCGAGGGTTCGACCACCCCGCCCTGGTGGCGTTCCTGCGCTCCCAACCCGGCCCAACCCGGATCGACGCTCGCACGGGGATCCTGGACCTGTGGCAACCCAGCGCAGCGCTGGTGCACGGCCTGGACGACGTATGGGGCACCGTGAACCCGCTGATGCTGACAGATTACCAGCGATACTGGGAGAACATGGGCGGCCGCTCCAGCCGTCTGTACGACTTACTGAACGCCGGGTACGTGATCGCCCGCAAGGACGTCGTCCTGGACTGGGAGAAGTTTGAGCTCGCCTTCGACGGCGATCCGGCGCTGAACGTGTATCGCAATCGGTCGCCGCTGCCACGCGCCTGGGTGGTGTACCAGGCCGCCGCCGTCCCGGATCATGAGCAAGCCTGGCAGGCCATTCACGCCCCCACCTTCGACCCCACGCGAGAGGTGATCGTGGAGGGAGGCAGCTCGTTGTCGTCCCCCGGAGGGGACATGACAGCAGCCACGTGGAGCCCGGAGGGCCCCAACCGGGTGCGCATCACGGCGGATCTGGCGGCGCCGGGCTACCTGGTGATCAGCCAGACCTGGTACCCGGGATGGCAGGCCCGGCTGGAGACGGGCGAGCGGGTGCCGGTGTTGCGGGCCAACTACATCTTCCAGGCGATCCCGTTGCCCGCCGGGCGGCACGAGGTGACGCTCACGTACCGGCCCCGGCTCTGGTGGGTGGGAGTAGGCCTGGGGTTGCTCACGTGGATAGGCGCCCTGGGCACGCTATGGGCCACACGAAACCAAGGGCGATGA
- a CDS encoding transcriptional regulator, which yields MDLHLHSPASADWAEPDVTFLDWLYKAEMRGLDIVAITDHNTVAGVARLREEIKRLTWLEQQKRLRPQERRALDEYRRLGDKLLILPGFEFTATFGFHILGIFPPETPVRELEYLLLKLNVPPDKLDEGSTEVGPTTDVLTAYRLIHEAGGLVIAAHANSANGVAMRDFPFGGQTKIAYTQDPHLHALEVTDLESRSRRATARFFDGSKPEYPRRMHCIQGSDAHRLNRDLKDRHQLGIGDRVTEILLPEVSFKAIKAVFEGNDFARTRPYRPTREPYDHVLAAREQGPNIVQSFHENLTRKGGRLHAVLADVVAFANAQGGTIYIGVSGTRKGLPSGVDKPEEAITLLKQEIQRKVTPPLDVTVDVMESQGRPVVRVVVPEGQDKPYCLDQTHIYIRQESETSLAVRDEIIELVKQALPKPEMPSAAKPEKQTQQAEPPARTDRMEPPKVGVQILDTVERKGVLYHTLKDLRNNQVVQNVTRASARKLWNYAISQHESNSLNPQDITWRGNIGLWRQQKRAGKIRYDLVQRMPDGSIEVYYGVTEEGMEGPWRQFLPEEESD from the coding sequence ATGGACCTACATCTGCATTCTCCAGCCTCCGCCGATTGGGCCGAGCCCGACGTCACATTTCTTGATTGGCTGTACAAAGCCGAGATGCGAGGGCTCGACATCGTTGCCATCACCGACCATAACACCGTAGCAGGCGTCGCCCGGCTGCGTGAGGAGATCAAGCGGCTGACCTGGCTGGAACAACAGAAGCGGCTACGTCCACAGGAGAGAAGGGCGCTGGACGAATATCGCCGCCTGGGCGACAAACTGCTGATCCTGCCGGGATTTGAGTTCACAGCCACCTTTGGGTTCCACATCCTGGGTATCTTTCCCCCGGAAACCCCGGTCCGTGAGCTAGAGTATCTCCTACTGAAGCTCAACGTCCCGCCTGACAAGCTGGACGAGGGCTCCACAGAGGTGGGGCCCACGACGGACGTGCTGACCGCCTATCGGCTGATCCACGAGGCCGGCGGGCTGGTGATCGCGGCCCATGCCAATTCGGCAAATGGAGTGGCCATGCGAGACTTCCCATTCGGCGGCCAGACCAAGATCGCCTACACGCAAGACCCACACCTGCACGCGCTGGAGGTGACGGACCTGGAGAGCCGCAGCCGGCGGGCCACCGCCCGCTTCTTCGACGGCTCCAAGCCCGAATATCCCAGGCGCATGCATTGCATCCAGGGCTCCGATGCCCACCGGCTGAATCGGGACCTCAAGGACAGACACCAGCTGGGGATCGGCGATCGCGTCACCGAGATCCTGCTGCCCGAGGTCAGCTTCAAGGCCATCAAGGCGGTCTTTGAGGGCAACGATTTCGCCCGGACCCGGCCCTATCGCCCCACCCGGGAGCCCTACGACCACGTCCTGGCCGCCCGTGAGCAGGGGCCGAACATCGTCCAGTCGTTCCACGAGAACCTGACCCGCAAGGGCGGTCGGCTGCACGCCGTGCTGGCCGATGTTGTGGCCTTTGCCAACGCCCAGGGCGGCACCATCTACATCGGCGTCAGCGGGACGCGCAAGGGGCTGCCCTCCGGGGTGGACAAGCCGGAGGAGGCCATCACCCTGCTCAAGCAGGAGATCCAGCGCAAGGTCACCCCGCCGCTGGACGTGACGGTGGACGTCATGGAGAGCCAGGGGCGCCCGGTCGTGCGGGTCGTCGTGCCCGAGGGCCAGGACAAGCCCTATTGCCTGGATCAGACGCACATCTACATCCGGCAGGAGAGCGAGACCAGCCTGGCGGTGCGTGACGAGATCATCGAGCTGGTGAAGCAGGCTCTACCCAAGCCGGAAATGCCCTCCGCCGCCAAGCCCGAGAAGCAAACCCAACAGGCGGAGCCTCCCGCCCGGACGGACCGCATGGAGCCCCCCAAGGTCGGTGTGCAGATCCTGGACACCGTGGAGCGGAAGGGGGTCCTCTACCACACGCTGAAGGACCTCCGCAACAACCAGGTCGTCCAAAATGTCACGCGAGCCTCGGCGCGGAAGCTGTGGAACTACGCCATCAGCCAGCACGAGTCCAACTCGCTCAACCCGCAGGACATCACCTGGCGGGGCAACATCGGGCTGTGGCGCCAGCAGAAGCGAGCGGGCAAGATTCGCTACGACCTGGTGCAACGCATGCCCGATGGCTCGATTGAGGTGTACTACGGGGTCACCGAGGAGGGCATGGAGGGACCCTGGCGTCAGTTCCTGCCCGAGGAAGAGAGCGACTGA
- a CDS encoding decaprenyl-phosphate phosphoribosyltransferase has protein sequence MARALLKTMRPRQWTKNAFVFAALIFDGKLTQVPALLHTLAAFVWFCLLSSAVYIINDLADIEKDRAHPDKRRRPLASGELSPRVAVVGAVVLAVIGLSGAFATRMALGWVVLSYLLLNLAYSFYLKHIVIIDVMSVAAGFVLRVVAGVVVVQVARFSPWLYVCTTLLALFVALGKRRHEITLLAENAGAHRAILDHYTVPFLDQLISLVTSTTIIAYSLYTFSAPNLPPNHLMMLTVPFVLYGMFRYLYLIHVRGLGGAPDELILRDIPFLLSVLLWGAAVVIVLYVVPSQL, from the coding sequence TTGGCTCGAGCGTTGTTGAAGACCATGCGGCCGCGGCAATGGACGAAGAACGCCTTCGTCTTTGCCGCGCTGATCTTTGACGGCAAGCTGACGCAGGTGCCAGCGCTCCTGCACACTCTGGCGGCCTTCGTCTGGTTCTGCCTGCTCAGCAGCGCCGTCTATATTATCAACGACCTGGCCGATATCGAAAAGGATCGGGCGCACCCGGACAAGCGGCGTCGCCCCCTGGCATCCGGTGAGCTTTCCCCCCGCGTCGCGGTCGTCGGGGCCGTGGTATTAGCGGTCATCGGGCTGAGCGGTGCGTTCGCGACGAGGATGGCGCTGGGGTGGGTGGTCCTCTCCTACCTGTTGCTGAACCTGGCGTACTCATTCTATCTCAAGCACATCGTCATCATCGATGTGATGAGCGTCGCGGCGGGCTTCGTCCTGCGGGTGGTGGCCGGCGTCGTGGTCGTGCAGGTCGCTCGCTTCTCGCCCTGGCTCTATGTCTGCACGACGCTGTTGGCGCTCTTCGTGGCTCTGGGCAAGCGACGCCATGAGATCACCTTGTTGGCGGAGAACGCCGGCGCGCATCGTGCCATCCTGGACCACTACACGGTGCCCTTCCTGGATCAGCTCATCTCGCTGGTGACCAGCACCACCATTATCGCCTATTCGCTGTATACCTTTTCCGCCCCCAACCTGCCGCCCAATCATCTGATGATGCTGACCGTTCCCTTCGTGTTGTACGGGATGTTCCGGTACCTGTATCTGATCCACGTGCGTGGCCTGGGCGGCGCGCCGGACGAGCTCATCCTGCGGGATATCCCCTTTTTGCTCTCCGTGCTCCTGTGGGGGGCAGCCGTGGTGATCGTCCTCTACGTGGTGCCCTCGCAGCTTTGA
- a CDS encoding TlyA family RNA methyltransferase, whose translation MTDRRKIRLDVEMVRRGLAESRTQAQALIMSGHVRVDGQRADKPGRHITPDVQIEVTEPLPYVSRGGIKLAAALDAFHIVPKGWVCADVGASTGGFTDCLLQRGAARVYAIDVGYGQLAWSLRNDPRVVVLERTNARYLSALPDDAQVDLATIDVSFISLRLILPVVKGWLKPSGRIIALIKPQFEAGRDQVQRGGVVKDPEVHRQVLLGILTFAEEQGLSLHGLTPSPLLGPAGNIEFLAYLRKDAPPSQEIESAVQHCLEMAPHSESSRKEVGVE comes from the coding sequence ATGACAGACCGACGCAAGATACGGCTGGACGTGGAAATGGTCCGGCGTGGGCTGGCGGAGAGCCGCACCCAGGCCCAGGCGCTGATCATGAGCGGGCATGTGCGTGTGGATGGACAACGGGCGGACAAGCCCGGGCGACACATCACACCCGACGTCCAAATCGAGGTGACGGAGCCGCTGCCCTACGTCAGCCGGGGTGGGATCAAACTGGCCGCGGCGCTGGACGCGTTCCACATCGTCCCCAAGGGATGGGTATGCGCGGACGTGGGGGCCTCCACAGGCGGGTTCACCGATTGCCTGCTCCAGCGCGGCGCCGCCCGCGTCTACGCCATCGATGTCGGCTATGGCCAGCTGGCGTGGTCCCTGCGCAACGATCCCAGGGTGGTCGTCCTGGAGCGCACCAACGCCCGCTATCTGAGCGCCCTCCCCGACGACGCCCAGGTCGACCTGGCGACCATCGACGTTTCCTTCATCTCACTGCGCCTGATCCTGCCCGTCGTGAAGGGGTGGCTCAAGCCCTCTGGACGGATCATCGCCCTGATCAAACCCCAATTTGAAGCGGGGCGTGATCAGGTCCAGCGCGGCGGCGTCGTCAAAGACCCCGAGGTGCACCGACAGGTGCTCCTGGGCATTCTGACCTTCGCCGAGGAGCAGGGCCTGAGCCTGCACGGGCTGACCCCATCCCCCCTCCTTGGGCCCGCCGGGAACATCGAATTCCTGGCCTATCTGCGCAAGGATGCGCCGCCCTCGCAGGAGATCGAGAGCGCTGTCCAGCACTGTCTGGAGATGGCTCCACACAGTGAAAGCAGCAGGAAAGAGGTAGGTGTCGAATGA
- a CDS encoding AI-2E family transporter gives MMRSRRNRLILVTAILLLVAWTVWAARGGLYPYLIALLIGYVVHPVVNFLDEHMPAPLQRVRASRPLAIIIVYLLIIGIMVTIMAFLVPLILRQLQDLLTALPDRLESARARMNLGLTDWYLNAWEYVGGLAEQYFGIRLEEVAQGNLRPQVEQWILSWIQQMAALVVTGVQQGITRSLSVITNTVSFVLGVLILPFWLFYILNDQARVLSGIMRLIPERYRLDAHFLGRAADGVLSAYIRGQLLLCLFIFVIDTIGLAIVGVNYPLLLGLIAGVLEIFPFIGPILGAIPALLVALLQSPSKMLWTLLLFAGVQQIENIFLVPRIQGQSVQLHPALIMLVLVMGNELAGIWGMLLAVPLTAIVRDVFKYLYLRMSEENLDPPAAFARIQRSEITLEI, from the coding sequence ATGATGCGCTCCCGCCGTAATCGACTCATCCTCGTAACCGCGATTCTGCTCCTGGTGGCCTGGACCGTTTGGGCAGCACGCGGAGGCCTTTACCCCTATCTCATCGCCCTCCTGATCGGCTATGTCGTGCATCCCGTCGTCAACTTCCTCGACGAGCACATGCCCGCGCCTCTGCAACGCGTTCGGGCCTCCAGACCGCTGGCTATCATCATCGTCTACCTGCTCATCATCGGTATCATGGTCACCATCATGGCCTTCCTCGTCCCGTTGATCCTCCGACAGCTCCAGGATCTGCTCACCGCCCTGCCCGATCGGCTGGAAAGCGCCCGGGCACGCATGAATCTGGGGCTGACGGACTGGTATCTGAACGCGTGGGAATACGTCGGCGGGCTGGCGGAGCAATATTTCGGCATTCGGCTGGAGGAGGTGGCCCAGGGCAACCTGCGCCCCCAAGTAGAGCAATGGATCCTTTCCTGGATCCAACAGATGGCCGCATTGGTGGTCACCGGCGTACAGCAGGGGATCACCCGCTCCCTGTCCGTCATCACGAACACGGTCAGCTTCGTGCTGGGCGTCCTGATCCTGCCCTTCTGGCTGTTCTACATCCTCAACGACCAGGCCCGGGTGCTCTCCGGGATCATGCGGCTTATCCCGGAGCGTTATCGGCTGGACGCTCACTTCCTGGGGAGGGCCGCAGACGGGGTCCTCAGCGCCTACATCCGTGGCCAGCTCCTGCTCTGCCTGTTCATCTTCGTCATCGACACGATCGGACTGGCCATCGTGGGCGTGAACTACCCGCTGCTCCTGGGGCTGATCGCCGGCGTGCTGGAGATCTTCCCCTTCATCGGCCCCATCCTGGGCGCCATCCCGGCACTCCTGGTCGCGCTGCTGCAGTCGCCCAGCAAGATGTTGTGGACCCTGTTGCTCTTCGCGGGGGTGCAACAGATCGAGAACATCTTCCTGGTGCCCCGCATCCAGGGACAGAGCGTGCAGCTCCACCCCGCACTGATCATGCTGGTGCTGGTCATGGGAAACGAGCTGGCCGGGATCTGGGGGATGTTGCTGGCCGTGCCCCTGACGGCCATCGTGCGGGACGTTTTCAAGTATCTCTACCTGCGGATGTCCGAGGAGAACCTGGATCCGCCGGCCGCGTTCGCCCGTATCCAGCGCAGCGAGATCACCCTGGAGATATAA
- a CDS encoding DMT family transporter — translation MAGRPMIARVMSWPRFRVYALALLVCTLWGASFVLTKVALEELGPFAVAFGRWSLAVLVFALYLPLMGYTSEVRRALHERWRAFAWLGLVGICLFYVLQNFGLRFSTAVNVGLVINVTSIFIAILGVWWLGERLERHAVLGIVVSFVGVSLVSLQGGRLALGGRSWLGDGLTVLAALCAAVYSVYGKRVVAQYSPAVVTGLAALFGAVFLLPLAMWEGWTWPISVRAQGALWVLGFGSSALANLWWWKVLEQSDASRAGTYLFLIPIISTFLAVVFLGEPFTWMTALGAALVLGGVMLTQHQTV, via the coding sequence ATGGCAGGCAGGCCCATGATCGCCCGCGTGATGTCCTGGCCTCGGTTCCGTGTGTACGCGCTGGCCCTGCTGGTGTGCACCTTGTGGGGGGCGAGCTTCGTGCTGACCAAGGTGGCGTTGGAGGAGTTGGGCCCCTTCGCCGTCGCCTTCGGCCGATGGTCTCTGGCCGTCCTCGTCTTCGCCCTCTATCTGCCCCTGATGGGATATACCTCCGAGGTGCGGAGGGCGTTGCACGAACGCTGGCGGGCGTTCGCCTGGCTGGGGCTGGTCGGCATCTGTCTGTTTTACGTGTTGCAGAATTTCGGCCTCCGGTTCTCCACGGCGGTGAATGTGGGATTGGTCATCAACGTGACCTCCATCTTCATCGCGATCCTGGGGGTGTGGTGGCTGGGAGAGCGCCTGGAGCGACATGCCGTCCTCGGCATCGTCGTCTCCTTCGTTGGCGTGTCCCTGGTCAGCCTTCAGGGAGGGCGTTTGGCCCTTGGGGGACGATCCTGGCTGGGCGATGGCCTGACGGTGCTGGCGGCGTTATGTGCCGCGGTGTACTCCGTCTACGGAAAGCGGGTGGTGGCCCAGTACTCACCCGCCGTCGTGACGGGGTTGGCCGCCCTGTTCGGGGCTGTGTTCCTGCTCCCATTGGCGATGTGGGAGGGGTGGACATGGCCCATCTCCGTGCGAGCGCAGGGAGCCCTCTGGGTCCTGGGATTCGGCAGTAGCGCCCTGGCGAATTTATGGTGGTGGAAGGTGTTGGAGCAGAGCGACGCGTCCCGGGCGGGCACTTACCTCTTCCTGATCCCCATTATCTCCACCTTCCTGGCCGTGGTGTTCCTCGGCGAGCCATTCACCTGGATGACGGCGTTGGGGGCTGCCCTCGTCCTTGGCGGGGTCATGCTGACCCAGCACCAGACGGTGTGA